Proteins encoded together in one Anguilla anguilla isolate fAngAng1 chromosome 9, fAngAng1.pri, whole genome shotgun sequence window:
- the LOC118235126 gene encoding 60S ribosomal protein L21: MTNTRGKRRGTRYMFARPFRKHGPIPLSTYMRIFRKGDIVDIKGTGTIQKGMPHKCYHGKTGRVYNVTQHALGIIVNKQVKGKILAKRINVRIEHIKHSKSRDSFLQRVKENEKRKIEAKQQGTWVELKRQPAAPRAAHFVTTKNNEPQLLEPIPYEFMA, encoded by the exons ATGACGAACACAAGAGGCAAGAGGAGGGGGACGAGATACATGTTCGCCCGGCCCTTCCGTAAGCATG gccCTATCCCCCTGTCCACGTACATGCGCATCTTCAGGAAAGGAGATATTGTTGACATAAAG GGAACCGGAACCATCCAGAAAGGAATGCCCCACAAGTGCTACCATGGCAAGACCGGTCGTGTATACAATGTCACCCAGCATGCCTTGGGTATCATTGTAAACAAGCAGGTCAA GGGCAAGATCCTGGCCAAGAGAATCAACGTGCGCATCGAGCACATCAAGCACTCAAAGAGCCGGGACAGCTTCCTGCAGCGCGTGAAGGAAAACGAGAAGAGGAAGATCGAGGCCAAGCAGCAGGGCACCTGGGTGGAGCTGAAACGGCAG CCAGCAGCCCCACGTGCTGCACACTTTGTCACCACCAAGAACAATGAGCCCCAGCTCCTGGAGCCCATCCCGTATGAGTTCATGGCATAG